In Archocentrus centrarchus isolate MPI-CPG fArcCen1 chromosome 21, fArcCen1, whole genome shotgun sequence, the following are encoded in one genomic region:
- the map3k13 gene encoding mitogen-activated protein kinase kinase kinase 13, protein MHMHDTMGSSPEVLSWTSCPSLLVGKLKEELKLTVVGDAMKKSNSPNSQSQPPQAPLSNLPPQIITDLAPPTHLPVPLQTLQTPGQDEESMLGGISPPNTALSVDSTRSEGGHFDNSVLQLQEQDQEEAGSPASHEHGGCGSGMDEQMGEGDCPMDHNGEGKPNLPHHPDDIKLHFQRAAPGSGGFLEGLFGCLRPVWNIIGKTYSTEYKLQQQDMWEVPFEEISELQWLGSGAQGAVFLGKFRSEEVAIKKVREQKETDIKHLRKLKHPNIISFKGVCTQAPCYCIIMEYCAQGQLYEVLRAGRKVTPRLLVDWATGIASGMNYLHLHKIIHRDLKSPNVLVTHNDTVKISDFGTSKELSDKSTKMSFAGTVAWMAPEVIRNEPVSEKVDIWSFGVVLWELLTGEIPYKDVDSSAIIWGVGSNSLHLPVPSTCPDGFKILMKQTWQGKPRNRPSFRQILLHLDIASADVLGAPQETYFKSQAEWREEVKKHFEKIKSEGTCIHRLDEELIRRRRDELRHALDIREHYERKLERANNLYMELSAIMLQLEVREKELMKREQAVEKKYPGTYKRHLVRPIVRANAVEKLIKKKGSISHKPGMPPTKRPDLLRSDGIPSVDPLPSPSLSASPKVSTPPGKARYRSKPRHRRANSKGSHNEFSAVLKPVAGAPEDTQSLQEQPIHHHHHHHHHHPPPQMEGNFLPLKGREEAVVNCANNLRYFGPAAALRSPQTDHMQRRVSGSSPDLISTAVDADTRQRTSSTSSNPVSGAGAGTLCPCCQAHPFPGCLHCQETPPTSSHPELSHYSLLNTQEGTQSSLGAHNKDAVLDGENSKKTEPQEQDASQHAHTLPSALPRTLRPLRKGGDESSEEEEGEVDSEVEFPRRQRPHRCMSSFQSYSTFSSENLSVSDGEEGNTSDHSHSGPLDRLSASQEEHLDELLSHTPDIPIDISTQSDGLSDKECAVRRVKTQISLGKLCSDEHSYENPLQFGDSDCDSSEAECSDATIRNNKVGAPSSW, encoded by the exons ATGCACATGCACGACACCATGGGCAGCTCCCCCGAGGTGCTCTCTTGGACTTCTTGTCCTAGTCTGCTGGTGGGcaagctgaaggaggagctCAAACTCACTGTGGTTGGGGACGCCATGAAGAAATCCAATTCCCCTAACTCCCAATCGCAGCCTCCTCAGGCCCCTCTCTCTAACTTACCTCCTCAGATTATCACAGACCTCGCTCCACCGACGCACCTGCCGGTTCCCCTGCAGACGCTGCAGACTCCTGGCCAGGATGAAGAGTCCATGTTGGGGGGTATTAGTCCACCAAACACAGCCCTGAGTGTGGACTCAACTCGGAGTGAAGGCGGACACTTTGACAACAGCGTGCTCCAGTTGCAGGAGCAGGACCAGGAGGAAGCTGGGTCTCCGGCATCCCATGAGCATGGTGGATGTGGCAGTGGCATGGATGAACAGATGGGAGAAGGGGACTGTCCAATGGACCACAATGGAGAGGGGAAGCCGAATCTGCCGCACCACCCTGATGACATCAAGCTGCACTTCCAAAGAGCAGCACCTGGGTCGGGGGGCTTCTTAGAGGGGCTGTTTGGCTGCCTGCGGCCCGTGTGGAACATTATAGGGAAGACGTACTCAACCGAATACAAGCTACAACAGCAAG ACATGTGGGAGGTTCCTTTTGAGGAGATTTCAGAGCTCCAGTGGCTTGGCAGTGGTGCACAGGGCGCCGTCTTCTTGGGCAAGTTTCGCTCTGAGGAGGTGGCCATCAAGAAGGTGCGAGAGCAGAAGGAGACGGACATTAAACACCTGCGAAAGCTCAAGCATCCCAATATCATCAGCTTCAA GGGTGTGTGCACCCAGGCACCATGTTACTGCATTATCATGGAGTACTGTGCCCAAGGTCAGCTGTATGAGGTGTTAAGGGCAGGGAGGAAAGTGACACCAAGGCTGCTGGTGGACTGGGCCACAGGTATCGCCAGCGGCATGAACTACTTACATCTGCACAAGATCATCCACAGAGACCTCAAGTCTCCCAA TGTTTTGGTAACCCACAACGACACTGTGAAAATCTCCGACTTTGGCACATCCAAAGAGCTCAGTGACAAAAGTACAAAGATGTCATTTGCGGGGACAGTGGCCTGGATGGCCCCAGAAGTGATAAGAAATGAGCCCGTGTCTGAAAAAGTAGACATCTG GTCATTTGGAGTTGTGTTATGGGAACTGCTGACTGGAGAGATTCCCTACAAAGATGTGGACTCCTCTGCCATTATTTGGGGCGTTGGCAGCAACAGTCTTCACCTACCTGTCCCCTCCACGTGCCCAGATGGGTTTAAAATCCTCATGAAACAGACATG GCAGGGAAAGCCCAGGAATAGGCCTTCGTTTCGTCAGATCCTCCTGCATCTTGACATCGCCTCTGCTGATGTTCTAGGAGCTCCTCAGGAGACCTACTTCAAGTCTCAG GCAGAATGGAGGGAGGAGGTGAAGAAGCATTTTGAGAAGATCAAAAGTGAGGGCACCTGCATTCACAGGCTGGACGAGGAGCTGATCCGACGCAGGAGGGAtgaactcag GCATGCGCTGGACATCCGGGAGCACTatgagaggaaactggagaGAGCCAACAATCTCTACATGGAGCTCAGTGCCATCATGCTGCAGCTGGAGGTCCGAGAAAAGGAACTGATGAA GAGAGAGCAGGCAGTGGAGAAGAAATATCCCGGAACATACAAGCGCCACTTAGTCCGACCGATTGTTAGAGCCAACGCTGTGGAGAAGCTCATCAAGAAGAAAGGAAGCATTTCCCACAAACCTGGAATGCCTCCCACCAAAAG GCCAGACTTGCTTCGTTCTGATGGCATCCCCAGCGTAGACCCTCTCCCGTCCCCCTCACTGTCTGCAAGCCCAAAGGTCTCCACACCTCCTGGCAAAGCCCGTTATCGAAGCAAGCCTCGTCACCGCCGCGCCAACAGCAAAGGAAGCCACAACGAGTTCTCCGCTGTGCTGAAGCCTGTTGCTGGGGCACCAGAAGACACCCAGTCTCTCCAGGAGCAACCAatccaccatcatcatcaccaccaccaccaccacccacctcCACAAATGGAGGGGAACTTTCTCCCCTTGAAAGGCCGTGAAGAGGCCGTCGTCAACTGTGCCAACAACCTGCGATATTTTGGCCCTGCTGCCGCTCTCCGTAGCCCTCAAACTGACCACATGCAGCGCCGCGTTTCTGGCTCCAGTCCTGACCTCATTTCCACTGCTGTAGATGCAGATACGCGACAGCGGACTTCATCCACCAGCTCCAACCCTGTATCAGGCGCTGGTGCTGGTACTTTATGTCCCTGCTGCCAGGCTCATCCCTTCCCTGGCTGCCTACACTGTCAGGAGACCCCTCCCACATCAAGCCACCCAGAGCTGTCACACTACTCGCTGCTCAACACCCAAGAGGGCACCCAGTCTTCTCTGGGGGCACACAACAAAGACGCAGTCTTGGATGGAGAGAACTCAAAGAAGACAGAGCCACAGGAACAGGATGCATcccagcacgcacacacactgcccTCTGCACTGCCCCGCACTCTCAGACCACTCAGGAAG GGTGGTGATGAGTCAtctgaagaagaggagggagaggtgGATAGTGAAGTGGAGTTTCCAAGGAGACAGAG ACCTCATCGCTGTATGAGCAGTTTCCAGTCCTACTCCACTTTCAGTTCAGAGAATCTGTCAGTGTCTGATGGAGAGGAAGGAAACACCAGTGACCACTCGCACAGCGGACCCCTGGACAGGCTGAGCGCCAGTCAGGAGGAGCACCTGGACGAGCTGCTGTCGCACACTCCGGACATCCCCATCGACATCTCCACCCAGTCAGACGGCCTCTCTGACAAGGAATGTGCTGTCCGCAGGGTGAAGACACAGATCTCGCTGGGAAAACTGTGCTCTGATGAACACAGCTACGAG AATCCACTTCAGTTTGGGGATTCAGACTGTGATTCGTCAGAAGCGGAGTGCTCCGATGCCACTATTAGAAACAACAAAGTCGGGGCTCCTTCCTCGTGGTGA